A stretch of the Rodentibacter haemolyticus genome encodes the following:
- the ftsZ gene encoding cell division protein FtsZ: MLYPDYGDFEEQSGALIKVVGVGGGGGNAVNHMVANMIKQDLGGTFLSENTLNSEEHGKIIFYAVNTDAQALRKSQVQQTVQIGGATTKGLGAGANPNVGRKAAEDDQEEIRKMLEGADMVFIAAGMGGGTGTGAAPVVAKVAKDLGILTVAVVTKPFAFEGKKRMQFAELGIKDLSQYVDSMIIIPNQQIQKVLPKNATLIDAFAAANDVLRNSVMGISDMITSPGMINVDFADVRTVMSEMGQAMIGFGSARGGAGEGRAEEAARIAVRNDLLEKVDLTNAKGILINITGGFDIAFDEFNVVGETIHSFASEDATIVVGTTLVPEMSDEIRVTIVATGLGEIASNEPVQVQKTVQQTSPLHLPTNENAQSILLRTQEQITSFRQPEPIRSSYSQEQQPKEAYRSELEKPITDRLSSFQRFDPNAMNKDDK; the protein is encoded by the coding sequence TAAACAAGATCTTGGTGGTACTTTCCTAAGTGAGAATACTCTTAACAGCGAAGAGCATGGGAAAATTATTTTCTATGCGGTGAATACAGATGCGCAAGCATTACGCAAAAGTCAAGTTCAACAAACCGTGCAGATTGGTGGGGCAACAACAAAAGGTCTTGGTGCCGGCGCTAATCCTAACGTAGGTCGTAAAGCAGCTGAAGACGATCAGGAAGAAATCCGTAAAATGCTTGAAGGCGCAGATATGGTCTTTATTGCTGCCGGTATGGGGGGCGGTACGGGCACTGGTGCTGCTCCTGTAGTGGCTAAAGTTGCCAAAGATCTGGGTATTCTAACCGTTGCGGTTGTAACAAAGCCCTTTGCTTTCGAAGGTAAAAAACGTATGCAATTTGCTGAGTTAGGCATTAAGGATTTATCACAATATGTTGATTCGATGATCATTATTCCTAATCAACAAATTCAAAAAGTTCTCCCTAAAAATGCAACATTAATTGATGCTTTTGCTGCTGCGAACGATGTGCTACGTAACTCCGTAATGGGCATTTCCGATATGATTACTTCTCCGGGTATGATTAATGTGGACTTTGCTGACGTTAGAACCGTAATGTCTGAAATGGGACAGGCTATGATTGGCTTCGGTTCGGCACGTGGTGGCGCAGGTGAAGGACGTGCTGAAGAAGCGGCAAGAATTGCAGTACGTAATGATTTATTAGAGAAAGTTGATTTAACCAATGCGAAAGGTATTTTGATTAATATTACCGGTGGTTTTGATATCGCATTTGATGAATTTAATGTCGTGGGTGAAACCATTCACAGTTTTGCTTCTGAGGACGCCACTATTGTTGTTGGTACGACATTAGTGCCTGAAATGAGCGATGAAATTCGTGTAACAATTGTTGCAACGGGTTTAGGCGAAATCGCTTCAAATGAGCCGGTTCAAGTTCAAAAAACAGTTCAACAAACATCGCCGCTTCATTTACCAACTAACGAAAATGCACAGTCGATTCTGTTAAGAACGCAAGAACAAATTACCTCTTTTAGACAACCTGAGCCGATTCGTTCTTCGTATTCTCAGGAACAGCAACCTAAAGAGGCTTATCGTAGCGAATTGGAAAAACCGATTACTGATCGCTTATCTTCTTTTCAACGATTCGATCCAAACGCAATGAATAAAGACGATAAATAA